A single Verrucomicrobiia bacterium DNA region contains:
- a CDS encoding NAD(+)/NADH kinase, whose product MKKTTDKFRRVGLIGNPDKAACAQVVHRAAQLIQATKRSLYTDAQTARRSRLQIKVCDSIEALAQTVDLLIVFGGDGTMLRIARQTAGIPTPLLGVNIGGLGFLTEVPSSELEVALSLIWRGSFKFEQRALIEANALVAGRKLRQLALNDIVVGRGEVARLIDLEVDVNQDPLTRYRCDGLIVSSPTGSTAYSLAAGGAVVLPTAEVFALTPICPHTLTNRSLIVPLSAKIRIRPANSRARMLLSADGEIIGSLSPGDEVVVQRSRHTTRLIHLADSSFFAALRRKLHWRGTNF is encoded by the coding sequence TTGAAAAAAACAACTGACAAATTTCGGCGGGTCGGATTGATCGGCAATCCCGACAAGGCGGCGTGCGCGCAGGTGGTGCATCGCGCCGCGCAACTGATTCAAGCCACCAAACGATCGCTTTACACCGACGCCCAGACGGCCCGGCGTTCGCGCCTCCAGATCAAAGTTTGCGACTCGATCGAGGCGCTGGCGCAGACGGTGGATTTGTTGATCGTCTTCGGCGGCGACGGCACGATGCTACGGATCGCGCGGCAGACGGCAGGCATTCCCACGCCGTTGCTGGGAGTGAACATCGGCGGGCTGGGTTTTCTCACGGAAGTGCCCTCTTCGGAATTGGAAGTGGCGCTGAGTCTCATCTGGCGGGGCAGCTTCAAATTCGAGCAACGGGCGCTGATCGAAGCCAATGCCCTGGTCGCCGGGCGCAAGCTGCGGCAACTGGCGCTCAACGACATCGTGGTGGGACGCGGCGAAGTGGCGCGCTTGATTGATCTGGAGGTGGACGTGAACCAGGACCCGCTGACGCGGTATCGGTGTGACGGTTTGATTGTCAGTTCGCCCACGGGTTCGACCGCCTATTCACTGGCGGCGGGTGGCGCGGTGGTTTTACCCACGGCCGAAGTTTTTGCGTTAACGCCCATTTGCCCTCACACGTTGACGAACCGTTCGCTCATCGTTCCGTTGAGCGCGAAAATCCGCATCCGCCCGGCCAATTCGCGCGCGCGGATGTTGCTGAGCGCCGATGGCGAAATCATCGGCAGCCTGTCGCCGGGCGATGAAGTCGTGGTGCAACGCAGCCGGCACACGACCCGGTTAATCCACCTGGCGGACAGTTCCTTTTTTGCCGCGTTACGCCGCAAGTTACACTGGCGCGGAACGAATTTTTAA
- a CDS encoding GDSL-type esterase/lipase family protein, with protein sequence MRLACFRRLAVFLFCGLPLNLFAAEPQVIPLWPEGVPNLKSDAVEVREQNRFRHVQIPTMTMYAPDVAQSTGAAIIYAPGGGYVTVGEGIRDAQWLNSLGLTVFVLKYRLSDYGHPAPLQDILRAIRIVRSRADEFGIIPQRIGVMGSSAGGHLAACAATLWDAPEGKTGHALDAVDARPNFAALIYPVITLEDPFAHKGSRQALLGDEPTPAQIQALSLEQHVRPNTPPVFLVATMGDTTVPIENSLAFYAALRQAEVPSELHAYAAGQHGASHDPRYGPTAEWPERCADWMRFNRWIVPDQRNFSIWDKDMAGFAAEDKTNPPPRHGILFTGSSTIRLWSTLAQDFPGLPVINRGFGGSEIVDATHFAERIIFPYAPRQIIFRSGGNDLQGGKSAESTFNDFKDFVTTVHTRLPETEIVFMAWNNSPSRWNSAARERALNELVAAYAKTQPKVKYLDVFDFTFDANGHIRPELFRNDRLHFNADGYKLMAEQVRPVLMR encoded by the coding sequence ATGCGATTAGCTTGCTTTCGACGACTGGCGGTTTTCCTTTTCTGTGGCCTGCCGCTGAATTTGTTCGCGGCGGAACCGCAGGTCATTCCTCTGTGGCCCGAGGGCGTGCCGAACTTGAAATCCGACGCGGTGGAGGTCCGGGAACAAAACCGCTTCCGCCACGTGCAGATTCCCACGATGACGATGTACGCGCCCGACGTGGCTCAATCCACGGGAGCGGCAATCATCTACGCGCCCGGCGGCGGTTACGTGACGGTGGGTGAAGGCATCCGTGACGCACAATGGTTGAATTCCCTGGGCCTTACGGTATTCGTCCTCAAGTATCGGCTCTCGGACTACGGACATCCCGCGCCGTTGCAAGACATTTTGCGCGCCATTCGGATCGTGCGTTCGCGCGCGGATGAATTTGGCATCATCCCGCAGCGCATCGGCGTGATGGGCAGCTCGGCGGGAGGTCATCTGGCCGCTTGCGCCGCGACTTTATGGGATGCCCCGGAAGGCAAAACCGGGCACGCGTTGGATGCGGTGGACGCCCGCCCCAACTTCGCCGCGCTCATCTATCCGGTCATCACCTTGGAAGATCCATTCGCTCACAAGGGTTCCCGTCAGGCTTTGTTGGGTGACGAACCGACCCCCGCGCAAATCCAAGCGCTCTCTTTGGAGCAGCACGTTCGGCCGAACACGCCACCGGTTTTCCTGGTGGCCACCATGGGCGATACAACCGTGCCCATCGAAAATTCACTGGCGTTCTACGCGGCATTACGCCAAGCCGAAGTGCCGTCGGAACTGCACGCTTACGCGGCGGGCCAACATGGCGCGAGCCACGATCCACGCTATGGCCCCACCGCCGAATGGCCGGAACGCTGCGCCGACTGGATGCGTTTCAATCGCTGGATCGTTCCCGATCAACGCAACTTTAGCATCTGGGATAAAGACATGGCGGGTTTCGCTGCGGAAGATAAAACCAATCCGCCACCCCGGCACGGGATTTTGTTCACCGGCTCTTCGACGATCCGCTTGTGGAGCACCCTCGCGCAGGATTTTCCCGGGTTACCGGTGATTAATCGCGGCTTCGGCGGCTCGGAAATCGTGGATGCCACGCATTTTGCCGAACGCATTATTTTCCCCTACGCACCACGCCAGATCATCTTCCGCTCCGGCGGCAACGACCTGCAAGGCGGCAAAAGCGCCGAGAGCACGTTCAATGATTTCAAGGATTTCGTAACCACCGTGCATACGCGCCTGCCCGAAACGGAAATCGTCTTTATGGCGTGGAACAACAGTCCGAGCCGATGGAATTCCGCCGCCCGGGAACGCGCCTTGAATGAACTGGTCGCCGCCTACGCCAAAACGCAGCCCAAAGTAAAATACCTCGACGTGTTCGATTTTACTTTCGATGCCAACGGACACATCCGCCCCGAACTGTTTCGCAACGACCGCTTACATTTCAACGCGGACGGTTATAAATTGATGGCGGAACAAGTCCGGCCGGTGTTGATGCGATAG
- a CDS encoding M23 family metallopeptidase has product MLKYFLGTLAGLAGATLSLAQPFQLPTANHALYDADGGGARFFVPTVGKPWPSGSFGCVRTGGWQLHEGLDIRCRQRDGKGEPIDPVLATADGTVVYLNRKPALSNYGNYLVIRHLVEGLEIYSLYAHLREIRKDLVIGNEVKSGETIAIMGRTANTREGISKERAHVHFELNVMLNDHFAAWHQQHAPKQRNDHGQWNGQNLLGLDPQAVLLEQRKLGTNFNLVRWLQQQPELCRVLVRKTDFPWLHRYAALVQPSAAADPQDVAGYELKLNFMGIPIAATPRPAAEIKSQAAVQLLSVNRVEYRQNPCRRLVTQRQDRWELTQRGLDLISLLTY; this is encoded by the coding sequence ATGTTGAAGTATTTTTTGGGCACGCTGGCCGGTCTGGCCGGGGCCACGCTCTCCCTCGCGCAACCTTTTCAATTGCCCACCGCCAACCATGCGCTCTACGACGCGGACGGAGGCGGCGCGCGCTTTTTTGTCCCCACCGTGGGCAAGCCGTGGCCGAGTGGTTCCTTTGGCTGCGTCCGCACCGGCGGCTGGCAATTACACGAGGGACTCGACATCCGCTGCCGGCAACGCGACGGAAAAGGCGAGCCGATTGATCCCGTCCTGGCCACAGCGGACGGCACGGTGGTTTATCTCAACCGCAAACCGGCGCTTTCCAACTACGGCAATTATCTGGTGATCCGCCATCTGGTGGAGGGGTTGGAAATTTATTCGCTCTACGCGCACCTGCGGGAAATCCGCAAAGACCTCGTAATCGGAAACGAGGTAAAATCCGGCGAGACCATCGCCATCATGGGGCGGACGGCCAACACCCGCGAAGGCATTTCCAAAGAACGCGCCCACGTTCATTTCGAGTTGAACGTGATGTTAAATGACCACTTTGCGGCCTGGCATCAGCAACACGCTCCCAAACAGCGCAATGACCACGGCCAGTGGAACGGCCAAAATCTGCTCGGTCTTGACCCGCAAGCCGTGTTGCTGGAGCAGCGTAAATTGGGAACGAACTTCAATCTGGTGCGGTGGCTGCAACAGCAACCCGAACTGTGCCGCGTCCTGGTCCGCAAGACCGACTTTCCGTGGTTGCACCGTTACGCCGCGCTCGTGCAACCGTCCGCCGCCGCGGATCCGCAAGACGTGGCCGGTTACGAACTCAAGCTGAATTTCATGGGCATTCCCATTGCCGCCACCCCGCGCCCGGCGGCTGAAATCAAAAGCCAGGCGGCGGTGCAATTGCTCTCCGTAAACCGCGTGGAGTATCGGCAAAATCCCTGTCGCCGTTTGGTAACGCAACGTCAGGACCGTTGGGAACTGACGCAACGCGGACTGGATTTGATCAGCTTGCTCACCTATTAA
- a CDS encoding GH92 family glycosyl hydrolase: MKKIFWLALALLIGWNGRSSWAAPSPVHLANPLQGTDSVGSYSHGNTYPAIALPFPMNVWAPYTQPQRDSFFYQYRQSKIRGIRQTHQPSPWIGDYANFALMPVTGKLAVNEEERASEFRHESELAQPGYYRVRLDTWQATAEVTPTDRAARFRFTYENEDAAYVVLDAFNNGSSVTILPEANRIIGVCRNNNGGVPNNFSNYFVIEFDRPFTAFGVWTPEGVRAGQKQLTAQHVGAFVQFEARTNRVVNCKVASSYISPEQAERNLAREIGAADFDAVRERAEAAWNALMGRLQVTGGTEEEQRTFYSAVYRSFLFPHRMHELDAQERPVYFSPYDGQVHAGFMYTDTGYWDTFRASHPLYNLLVPEISAEIMQSLVAAYQQSGFLPSWSSPGHRDCMIGNHAFSLLADAWVKGITNFDARTALDAMVHDANTQAPERCRSIGRDGAAFYHEHGYVPTRYREATAKTLEFAYDDFCAAVLAQAQGQVNDAAAFLTSAMNYTNVFDPQVGFMRGRNEDGSWRAKFDPTEWGGPFTEGNAWHWTWSVFHDVPGLIQLLGGDEAFGKKLDGVFYTPPDVNVGSYGTMIHEMTEMVAANMGQYAHGNQPIQHMLYLYNYAGQPWKTQARVREALARLYHSTPDGFCGDEDTGQMSAWYVFSALGFYPVCPGTTEYIIGSPLFDRVTIALPQGKQFVVTAKRNGPLRPYIEGATLNGTIFEKTFLTHEQIAGGGELVFNMTSAPNYKWAVSPESRPGSALESLRQANR, from the coding sequence ATGAAGAAGATCTTTTGGTTGGCGCTGGCCCTGTTGATTGGCTGGAATGGCAGGAGCAGTTGGGCGGCACCGTCGCCGGTTCACCTCGCCAATCCGTTGCAGGGTACGGATTCGGTGGGTAGTTATTCCCACGGCAACACTTATCCGGCGATTGCCTTGCCGTTCCCCATGAACGTCTGGGCGCCGTACACGCAGCCGCAGCGCGACTCGTTTTTCTACCAATACCGGCAATCGAAAATTCGCGGCATCCGCCAGACGCATCAACCGAGTCCGTGGATTGGGGATTACGCCAATTTCGCCCTGATGCCGGTCACCGGGAAATTGGCGGTGAACGAGGAGGAACGGGCGTCGGAGTTCCGCCATGAATCCGAACTGGCCCAGCCCGGTTATTACCGGGTGCGTTTGGATACCTGGCAGGCGACGGCGGAGGTGACGCCGACCGACCGAGCGGCGCGCTTTCGTTTCACTTACGAAAACGAGGACGCCGCCTACGTGGTGTTGGACGCATTCAACAATGGCTCCAGCGTCACCATTTTGCCGGAAGCAAACCGGATCATTGGAGTTTGCCGCAACAACAATGGCGGGGTGCCGAATAATTTCTCGAATTATTTCGTGATTGAATTTGATCGTCCGTTTACCGCGTTCGGCGTGTGGACTCCGGAGGGCGTTCGCGCCGGTCAAAAGCAGTTGACCGCCCAGCACGTCGGGGCGTTTGTGCAATTCGAGGCCCGGACGAACCGCGTGGTGAATTGCAAGGTGGCTTCGTCCTATATCAGTCCCGAGCAGGCGGAACGCAATCTGGCGCGGGAGATTGGCGCGGCGGATTTTGACGCGGTGCGGGAGCGCGCCGAAGCCGCGTGGAATGCGTTGATGGGGCGTTTGCAGGTAACGGGGGGCACGGAGGAGGAGCAACGCACCTTTTACAGCGCGGTTTATCGCAGTTTTTTATTTCCGCATCGGATGCACGAATTGGACGCGCAAGAGCGTCCGGTGTATTTCAGTCCCTACGATGGACAAGTTCACGCGGGTTTCATGTACACCGATACAGGTTACTGGGATACGTTCCGCGCCTCGCACCCGCTTTACAATTTGCTCGTGCCGGAAATCAGCGCCGAGATCATGCAAAGCTTGGTGGCGGCGTATCAGCAAAGCGGCTTCCTGCCGTCCTGGTCCAGCCCCGGCCACCGGGATTGCATGATCGGCAATCACGCTTTCTCGCTGTTGGCGGATGCGTGGGTGAAAGGGATCACGAATTTCGATGCGCGCACGGCGTTGGACGCGATGGTGCATGACGCCAACACGCAGGCCCCCGAGCGTTGCCGCTCGATCGGACGCGACGGCGCGGCGTTCTATCATGAGCACGGCTACGTGCCGACGCGCTATCGCGAAGCCACGGCCAAGACGCTGGAGTTTGCGTATGACGATTTCTGCGCGGCCGTGTTGGCGCAGGCGCAAGGTCAGGTGAACGACGCGGCGGCGTTTCTCACCAGCGCCATGAATTACACGAATGTTTTTGATCCGCAGGTGGGTTTCATGCGTGGTCGCAATGAGGACGGAAGCTGGCGCGCAAAGTTTGATCCCACCGAATGGGGCGGTCCGTTCACGGAAGGCAACGCCTGGCACTGGACGTGGAGCGTGTTTCATGATGTGCCGGGATTGATCCAATTGCTGGGCGGCGACGAAGCGTTCGGTAAAAAACTGGACGGCGTCTTTTACACGCCACCGGACGTGAACGTAGGCAGTTACGGCACGATGATTCACGAGATGACCGAGATGGTGGCGGCCAACATGGGCCAATACGCGCACGGCAACCAGCCGATCCAGCACATGCTGTATCTTTACAATTACGCCGGGCAACCGTGGAAGACACAGGCGCGGGTGCGCGAAGCGTTGGCGCGTTTGTATCATTCGACTCCGGACGGTTTTTGCGGCGACGAAGACACGGGGCAAATGTCGGCGTGGTACGTGTTCAGCGCGCTGGGATTTTATCCCGTCTGCCCGGGCACGACCGAATATATCATTGGCAGTCCGTTGTTTGATCGCGTGACGATTGCGCTGCCGCAGGGGAAACAATTCGTCGTTACGGCAAAGCGCAATGGCCCGCTGCGTCCCTACATTGAAGGCGCGACGCTAAACGGGACGATTTTTGAAAAAACATTTCTGACCCACGAGCAGATTGCCGGCGGTGGCGAACTGGTGTTCAACATGACCTCCGCTCCGAATTACAAATGGGCGGTGTCACCAGAAAGCCGGCCCGGCTCAGCGCTGGAGTCATTGCGTCAAGCCAACCGATGA
- a CDS encoding tetratricopeptide repeat protein, with product MKRKSRSAIRAAPPKQRPTLRSGREKWYKLLAATLIPVLLLGGLELALRLAGYGYTTSFFRKAQIGGRDVWVANDDFGLRFFPRSLARVPAPTVFPAVKDRNTFRIFILGESAALGDPEPAFGFGRYLEVLLRERFPDRQFEVICAAMTAINSHALLPIAQDCAQRDGDLWIIYMGNNEVVGPYGAATVFGPKAPPRFLIRASLVLKATRTGQLLDALIHRDWTSAAPPAAWQGMRMFLEAKTRPEDSGRRRTDENFRANLEAILRLARQRQIPVLLCTVASNLKDCAPFASLHAPQFDAAQSGNWETLIQAGANLEATQNWSAALAQYEKAAALDGEYAELQFRLGRCHLALNQLDAARSCFERARNLDALPFRTTATQNEIIRQTATAFANEQVSLLDVAHELGPIPGAEMFYEHVHFNFAGNERLARLIAESAPRWLTARQEGSTVPDWPTPADCEQQLAVTPWDRYRVFQNVWQREQRPPFTQQLNHSNQLASLEQELQTLRSQMNSNALPVALGTYTRTLQRRPDDFSIRGNFAKLLEDTGDLTAAATEWQQVGALLPYHFGPAFYLGRVLARLGRLEEAETQFHRALQLRADLPDAQVELGRVLLRQNRPAAALAQIQPALAQQPDNARLYLDLAEAQAALGQREVAMTSLRQAIQLRSDFWEARYLLGVELAMRNDLSGAREQFAAVIRLKPDHTLAHLNLGIALAKERRLPEAIEQFRQTLRLDPSNQAAAQYLKQLRAN from the coding sequence GTGAAGCGCAAGTCTCGATCCGCAATTCGAGCGGCACCGCCGAAGCAACGTCCAACGCTCCGGAGCGGACGCGAAAAGTGGTATAAGCTCCTCGCGGCCACACTGATTCCCGTTCTGTTGTTGGGCGGATTGGAATTGGCGCTGCGGCTGGCGGGTTACGGCTACACCACCAGTTTTTTTCGTAAAGCGCAAATCGGCGGGCGCGACGTCTGGGTGGCCAACGACGATTTTGGTTTGCGCTTTTTCCCGCGTTCACTCGCACGAGTTCCGGCGCCCACGGTTTTTCCCGCCGTCAAAGACCGCAATACCTTTCGCATCTTCATCCTGGGTGAATCAGCCGCCCTGGGCGATCCTGAACCGGCTTTTGGTTTTGGCCGGTATCTCGAAGTTCTGTTACGGGAGCGTTTCCCGGACCGGCAGTTTGAAGTGATTTGCGCCGCCATGACGGCCATCAATTCCCACGCGCTGCTGCCCATCGCACAAGATTGCGCCCAACGCGACGGCGATCTCTGGATCATTTACATGGGAAACAATGAGGTGGTCGGGCCGTACGGCGCCGCGACGGTCTTCGGCCCCAAAGCGCCCCCGCGATTTCTCATCCGCGCGAGCCTGGTTTTGAAAGCCACTCGAACCGGACAATTACTGGATGCGCTGATTCACCGGGATTGGACCAGTGCCGCTCCGCCGGCCGCCTGGCAAGGCATGCGCATGTTTCTGGAGGCCAAAACCCGACCGGAAGATTCCGGGCGCCGGCGGACCGATGAGAATTTTCGCGCCAATCTCGAAGCCATTTTACGCCTCGCGCGTCAGCGCCAAATTCCAGTACTCCTCTGCACGGTGGCCAGCAACCTGAAGGATTGCGCCCCGTTCGCCTCGCTGCACGCGCCGCAATTCGATGCCGCCCAAAGCGGCAACTGGGAGACGCTTATCCAAGCCGGCGCGAACTTGGAGGCGACCCAAAACTGGAGCGCGGCGTTGGCCCAATACGAAAAAGCGGCGGCGCTCGACGGCGAATACGCCGAACTGCAATTTCGATTGGGGCGCTGTCATTTGGCCTTAAACCAACTGGATGCCGCCCGGAGTTGTTTCGAGCGAGCCAGAAATCTGGATGCGCTGCCGTTCCGCACGACGGCGACGCAAAACGAAATCATCCGGCAAACCGCTACGGCGTTTGCCAATGAGCAGGTCAGTTTGCTGGATGTGGCCCACGAACTCGGCCCCATCCCGGGAGCGGAAATGTTCTACGAGCACGTTCATTTTAACTTTGCCGGCAACGAACGACTGGCCCGGCTCATTGCGGAGTCCGCGCCGCGTTGGCTGACCGCACGCCAGGAGGGGTCCACCGTACCGGATTGGCCGACCCCGGCGGATTGCGAACAACAACTAGCCGTCACCCCGTGGGATCGTTACCGCGTCTTCCAAAATGTGTGGCAACGCGAGCAGCGTCCGCCTTTCACGCAGCAACTCAATCACTCCAACCAACTGGCCAGCCTGGAGCAGGAATTGCAAACTCTCCGATCGCAAATGAATTCCAACGCGCTGCCTGTCGCCCTCGGCACTTACACGCGGACGCTGCAGCGCCGTCCCGATGATTTTTCCATCCGAGGCAACTTCGCCAAACTCTTGGAAGACACTGGCGACCTGACCGCGGCCGCAACGGAATGGCAACAGGTGGGAGCATTATTGCCCTACCACTTCGGCCCCGCTTTTTACCTGGGCAGAGTTTTGGCGCGACTTGGGCGGCTTGAAGAAGCTGAGACTCAATTTCATCGCGCGCTGCAGCTTCGCGCCGATCTCCCGGATGCCCAGGTGGAACTTGGGCGGGTTTTGCTCCGGCAAAATCGGCCCGCCGCCGCGCTCGCACAAATCCAGCCCGCCCTCGCCCAGCAACCGGACAACGCGCGACTGTATCTGGATTTGGCCGAAGCGCAGGCCGCTTTGGGGCAGCGCGAGGTGGCCATGACCAGTCTGCGCCAGGCCATCCAGTTGCGTTCTGATTTCTGGGAGGCGCGCTATCTCTTGGGCGTGGAACTGGCCATGCGCAACGACCTGAGCGGAGCGCGGGAACAATTCGCCGCCGTAATCCGGCTCAAACCCGACCACACGCTGGCCCATTTGAATCTTGGCATTGCGCTGGCGAAGGAGCGGCGGCTGCCCGAAGCGATTGAGCAGTTCCGCCAAACCCTGCGCCTTGACCCTTCAAATCAAGCGGCGGCGCAATACCTGAAGCAACTGCGCGCCAACTGA
- a CDS encoding YdgA family protein translates to MKKILTVIGVITVFCGALWATSAWKTLRANAKTAQFNQDVENLFIGLQKYKERVGSYPNGSNAQIAKALQGENSKNVIILVGRKTELNDKGEYVDPWGTPLRIYFTEGGVLIRSAGPNRRFDDSTVLDADDFIRSN, encoded by the coding sequence ATGAAGAAGATTCTGACCGTTATTGGAGTCATTACGGTGTTCTGCGGAGCGCTCTGGGCCACGAGCGCCTGGAAAACTTTGCGCGCCAACGCCAAAACCGCGCAGTTTAATCAGGATGTCGAAAACCTCTTTATCGGCCTGCAAAAATACAAGGAACGCGTTGGCTCGTATCCGAATGGGAGCAACGCTCAAATTGCGAAGGCCTTACAGGGTGAGAACAGCAAAAACGTGATCATTTTGGTGGGGCGCAAAACCGAGTTGAACGATAAGGGCGAATACGTGGACCCTTGGGGCACCCCGTTGCGAATTTACTTTACCGAGGGCGGCGTACTAATCCGCTCCGCCGGACCGAACCGCCGGTTTGATGACAGCACTGTCCTGGATGCGGACGATTTTATCCGTTCCAATTAA
- a CDS encoding LacI family transcriptional regulator: MVRLVDIAARVGVSVMTVSKALRDQPDVAAKTRNLIKATAKEMGYVPDSSAQSLRTRATKLFGLVVPSTTDPVFYRLIYAVEERARESGYDVLLCHTHDKIEREELCIRRLLARRVDGIFVAPVYRMESTGKIYQALTASKTPTVVLGSPAAFCNQFPCVQTDELPASQAVTRHLLELGHRRIAYFTGPLPALWAQERYEGFRRAHREANLEVDDALVFHAGSTIEDGAKATLQFANEKCAATAIQAANDLVAIGCVETLQQQGLRIPQDLSVAGFGNGLLAKHFRVPLTTARQPKYRMGIVAVEMMLQLLQGKAVENRRLPAELVPRASTAAPPVPAK; encoded by the coding sequence ATGGTTCGACTTGTTGACATAGCGGCCCGGGTCGGGGTTTCAGTGATGACTGTTTCCAAGGCGTTGCGGGATCAACCAGATGTCGCCGCCAAAACGCGGAATCTCATCAAGGCCACGGCCAAAGAGATGGGGTATGTGCCCGATTCGAGCGCGCAAAGCCTGCGCACCCGTGCCACCAAACTGTTCGGCTTGGTGGTTCCTTCCACGACCGATCCCGTGTTTTATCGGTTGATTTATGCGGTGGAAGAACGCGCCCGCGAAAGCGGTTACGACGTACTGTTGTGCCACACGCACGACAAAATTGAGCGCGAAGAACTCTGCATCCGGCGCCTGTTGGCGCGACGGGTGGATGGAATTTTTGTCGCGCCGGTGTACCGCATGGAAAGCACCGGCAAAATTTATCAAGCCCTGACCGCGAGCAAAACGCCCACGGTGGTGCTGGGTTCGCCCGCGGCGTTCTGCAATCAATTCCCGTGTGTGCAAACGGATGAATTGCCCGCCAGCCAGGCGGTGACGCGGCACCTGCTGGAATTGGGACATCGCCGCATCGCCTATTTCACGGGACCGCTCCCCGCACTTTGGGCGCAGGAACGCTACGAAGGTTTTCGGCGCGCGCACCGCGAAGCCAATCTGGAAGTGGATGACGCCCTCGTCTTTCACGCGGGCAGCACGATTGAAGATGGCGCGAAAGCGACACTTCAATTCGCCAACGAGAAATGCGCGGCAACGGCCATCCAAGCCGCGAATGATTTGGTGGCCATCGGTTGCGTCGAGACGTTGCAACAACAAGGATTGCGCATCCCGCAGGATTTGTCGGTGGCGGGATTTGGCAACGGTCTGCTGGCCAAACATTTTCGCGTCCCGCTGACCACCGCGCGCCAGCCGAAATACCGGATGGGCATTGTGGCGGTGGAAATGATGCTGCAATTGCTGCAAGGCAAGGCGGTGGAAAACCGGCGGTTACCGGCGGAATTGGTGCCTCGCGCCAGCACCGCCGCTCCGCCAGTGCCCGCGAAATAG
- the gluQRS gene encoding tRNA glutamyl-Q(34) synthetase GluQRS, translating to MTAPAAARVSYRGRIAPSPTGHLHLGHARTFWIAQERSRAAGGALILRNDDLDQVRCKPEFIAAMYDDLRWFGFAWSEGPDCGGRWAPYAQSQRWPHYREALEQLRAGGFVYGCHCSRQDIAAAVHAPHPEDDDEPLYPGFCRDQHLPWPNFENARSAPGANAPAPRRPSIRFRVPDGEIISFDDGNLGSQKFVAGKDFGDFVVWRPDNVPAYQLACVVDDAAMQITEVVRGADLLKSTARQLLLYRALKLAAPRFYHCELMLDDHGQRLAKRHAALSLQTLRQSGAAPETLRATWGNFAH from the coding sequence ATGACTGCGCCTGCCGCTGCCCGGGTTTCCTATCGCGGACGGATTGCGCCGTCGCCCACCGGCCACCTGCATCTCGGCCATGCGCGCACGTTCTGGATCGCGCAAGAGCGGTCCCGCGCGGCGGGTGGGGCGCTGATTTTGCGCAATGACGATCTGGATCAAGTGCGCTGCAAACCGGAATTTATCGCCGCGATGTACGACGACTTGCGCTGGTTCGGGTTCGCGTGGAGTGAAGGACCGGATTGCGGCGGGCGGTGGGCGCCTTACGCCCAAAGCCAGCGATGGCCTCACTATCGCGAGGCGCTCGAACAATTGCGCGCAGGCGGCTTCGTCTATGGTTGCCACTGCTCGCGCCAGGACATCGCGGCGGCCGTTCATGCCCCGCATCCGGAAGACGATGATGAACCGCTCTATCCTGGCTTTTGTCGCGACCAGCACCTTCCGTGGCCTAACTTCGAAAACGCCCGGTCGGCGCCCGGCGCGAACGCCCCGGCTCCACGCCGACCTTCGATTCGCTTCCGCGTTCCTGACGGCGAGATAATCAGTTTCGACGATGGGAATCTCGGTTCGCAAAAATTTGTGGCCGGAAAAGACTTCGGAGATTTCGTCGTTTGGCGACCGGATAATGTGCCGGCGTATCAGCTCGCATGCGTTGTGGACGACGCGGCCATGCAAATCACCGAAGTCGTGCGCGGCGCGGATTTACTGAAGTCCACCGCGCGGCAACTCCTGCTGTATCGCGCGCTCAAACTCGCGGCCCCGCGCTTTTATCACTGCGAACTGATGCTGGATGACCACGGCCAACGGCTGGCCAAACGCCATGCCGCGCTGAGCTTGCAAACTTTGCGGCAGAGCGGCGCCGCGCCCGAGACGCTCCGCGCCACGTGGGGCAATTTCGCCCACTGA